The DNA window CTGCACCTTCGGCCGCACTTCATGCAGCAGCTCGCGCGGGATCTCGCGCAGGAAGCGCGACGGCAGGCTGTAGTTGTCCTGGCCGTGGATGCGCCGCGATTCGGCGTAGCTCAGCACCAGCTTCTGTCGCGCACGGGTGATGCCAACGTAGGCCAGTCGACGTTCTTCCTCCAGCCGCCCGCTTTCCTCCAGCGACCGCGCGCTGGGGAACAGGCCCTCTTCCACGCCGGCCAGGAACACCAGCGGGAATTCCAGCCCCTTGGCCGAGTGCAGCGTCATCAGCTGCACGCCCTCCTCGCCCGCCTGCGCTTGGCCTTCACCGGCTTCCAGCGCGGCATAGGCCAGGAACGCGACCAGCTCGTCCATGTCCTCGCCTATTTCCTCGATGTCGTCGGCACGGCGCACGAAGCGCGAGGCTACCGACACCAGTTCGTCGAGGTTGTCGGTGCGCGATTCCGAATCCAGCGCGTTGCGGCTCTCCTTGCTCCAGTGCTCGCGCAGCTGCGAGCGCACCAGGACATGGTCCACGCGCTCGGCAAGGGTCATCTGCAGGGTCTGCGCCTGCAGTTCATTGACCAGCACCAGGAAGCCGGCCAGCGCGTTGCGCGCACGCGCCGCCAGTGCGCTGCCCTGGGTCACCAGCATGGTGGCTTCCCACAGCGAGATGCCCTGGGCGCGTGCTTCGCGGCGCACTTCGTCCAGCGTGCGGTCACCGATGCCACGCGTGGGCGTGTTCACCGCGCGCTCGAATGCAGCGTCGTCGTTGCGGTTGGACAACAGGCGCAGGTACGCCAGCGCATCCTTCACTTCGGCGCGCTCGAAGAAGCGCATGCCGCCATACACGCGGTACGGCACCTGTTCGCTCAGCAGCGCCTCTTCCAGCGCGCGCGACTGCGCGTTGCTGCGGTAGAGCACGGCCACTTCGGTGTAGCTGCCACCATCGCGCACCCACTGCCGCGCGCGCTCGACGATGTAGCGCGCCTCGTCCATCTCGTTGTACGCCGCGTACAGGTCGATCGGATCGCCGTCGCCGCTGTCGGTCCACAGCTGCTTGCCGATGCGGTCCGGGTTGTGCGCGATCACCGCGTTGGCGGCGTTGAGGATGTTGGCGGTGGAGCGGTAGTTCTGTTCCAGGCGGATGGTCTGCGCGCCCGGGAAATCGCGCAGGAAGCCCTGCACGTTCTCGACCTTGGCGCCGCGCCAGCCATAGATGGCCTGGTCATCGTCACCGACCACGAACACGTGGCCCTCATGCCCGGCCAGCACACGCACGAAGGCGTACTGGATGGCGTTGGTATCCTGGAATTCGTCAACCAGGATCTCGCGGAACCGCGCACGGTAATGCGACAGCAACGGCGGGTTGTCGCGCAGCAGTTCGTGCGCGCGCAGCAGCAGCTCGGCGAAATCGACCAGGCCGGCGCGGTCGCAGCGCGCCTGGTACTCGGCATAGGCCTGGCGCATGGTTTCCAGCCACGCGTCGTTCGGCTCGGGCTGGATGTGCTGCGGGCGGCGGCCCTCATCCTTCTGCGCGTTGATCCACCAGGCAATCTGCTTGGGCGGGTACTTGCCGTCATCCAGCTCCAGCGCCTGCACCACGCGCTTGACCAGCCGCAGCTGATCGTCCGAATCCATCACCTGGAAGCTTTCCGGCAGCTTGGCGTCCTGCCAGTGCAGGCGCAGCAGGCGGTTGGCCAGGCCGTGGAAGGTGCCGATCCACATGCCGCGGCTGCCATGCGGCAGCTGCGCGTCGATGCGATGGCGCATCTCGCCGGCGGCCTTGTTGGTGAAGGTCACCGCGAAGATGCCGTGGGTCGGCACGCCTTCGACTTCATGCAGCCAGGCAATGCGGTGGGTGAGTACGCGCGTCTTGCCCGACCCGGCACCGGCCAGCACCAGGTGGTGACCGAGGGGAGCGGAGACGGCTTCGCGCTGGGCCGGGTTCAGGCCATCAAGCAAGTGGGAGACATCCATGCCTCCATTTTACGGCATCGACGTCGCAGCTCCTGCGACCACCTGTGCGGCCAGTGCCTGTGCCTGCTGACGCAGTTCAGGCACCGCCAGGCTTTCCCACAGGTTGCCGATGCGCAGGCTGCCGAGTACGCCCAGGCGCGCCTGCGACTGGCCGCCCGCTGCGCACAGCCGGTCGCCGGGCACACTGCTGTCCAGGCCCAGCCCATGCGGACCGGGACGGGCCAGTCCATCGGCCTGCAGCTGCTGCAGCAAGGGGTTGCGCAGCGCCGAGGCGCGGGTTTCCACGCCCGTGGCATTGACCACCGCGCCGATCGTCCACTGCACGTTGCCGCCGCCCGCCTCGCGACCCGACAGCCACAGGGCGTCCCCGTCGCGCCACACGCGTTGCAGGCGGGCGCGGTGGACGCGCAGCTGGCCGCTGGCCTGCAGCGCCTGCAACTGCTCGGCCACCGGTTCAGCGATGCGGTGGCGGTGCACATCCCAGTAGCGCACCACGTGGCGCAGGAAGCGGCGCTGGTCGGCCTCGCCCAGACTAAGCCACAGTGCCTGGCCATGCGGGCGGATGCGATCCATCACGCCCTGCCATGGGATGCCATCGGCCTGTGCCTGCCGTGCGTGCTGGCGCAGTGCACGCAGACGCTGGCGCAGGGTCATCGTCAGCAGCTCCTGCGGGTCGAACGCCGGCAGGCCACCGTGTGCATGCGGCAACGGCAGCAGGCCATGGCGCGAGATCACGTGCAGCGGCCCGCTGTGACCGGCGGCCACGAGCGCCAACACGGTGTCCGCCATGCTCAGCCCGGAGCCGACGATGGCCAGTGCATGGCCACCGGCCAGCGTGCGCACGCCGTCGTAATCCCAGGCTTCGACCACGTCATCGGCGGGCAGCGCGTCGGCGCCGTCCACTGGCAGCGGCCGCATGCTGTTGCCGGTAGCGATCACCGCCTGCGCTGCATGCAGCGTTTGGCCATCGCCCAGCTGCAATTGGTAACCGTGGTCATCGGCATGCAGCGCCAGCACCGGTTGGGCGATGACCTGCAATCGGGCTGCGCTGGCCGCTTCGGCCTCGCGCAGGCGCTGCTGCAGATAAGCGGCGAAGTAGTGGCGACACACGTAACGCTCGCCCAGCACCTCGCGCGCCTCGCCCGGATAGGCGTTGGCCGTCTGCAGGTAATCGAGGAAGTCGCCGGGCTGGTCGGGGAACGCACTCATCTTCGCCGCCGGCACGTTCAGCAGATGCTCCGGCCACGGCGTGGCATAGGCGATGCCCTGTGCCAGCTGCGAGGCGGGTTCGAAGATGGCCAGCGCCAGCGGCGCCCGGGCCTGGCGCAACACCTGGATCGCCACCAGCACCCCGGCCGCACCACCACCGATGATCGCCAGGTCCAGTTCGCCATTACGCGGTGAATCAGTCATGCGCCGATTGTAGGCCATCGCCCCTGCCCGGCTGGCGCCGGCCTACATCAATGCATCGGCCAGGCGCGCGATGCCCTCGCGGCTGCGCAGCCACGCTGGGCGCTTGCGCCACTGCTCCAGGTCCAGCAGGCGTGACTGGCGCAGATAGTCGTCCTCGATGGCGATCAGCTGCGTGACCAGTTGACGGTCGTAGCAGATCAGGCCGATTTCGGCATTCAGCGCGAACGAGCGGATATCCATGTTGATCGACCCCAGCACGGCGATGTCCTCGTCCACGCTCATGTGCTTGGCATGCAGGAACTGCGGCTCGTACAGCGCGATCTGCACCCCGCAGCGCAGCAGCTCGTCGTAGTAGGCCTCCTGCGCCCACGAGGTCAGCCGCTGGTTGTTGCTGGCCGACAGGATCAGCTGCACCTGCACGCCGGACAGTGCGGCGATGCGCAGTGCACTCAGCGTTGCTTCGTCGGGCACGAAGTACGGCGTCACCATCACAAGCCGGCGCCGGGCAAGATGGATCAGCGCGGCCACCGCATCGCGCGCGTTGCTGTAGGGGTAGGCCGGGCCGCTGGGCAGCAGCTGGGTGGCGATGTCCTCGCTGCACACCGGCACGTCGGCGATGACGTCCAGGCGCTGCCCGGTTTCGATGTACCAGTCGCTGGCGAACACCGCTTCAAGGTGCGCCACCGCCGGCCCGCGCACGCGCGCCACCAGTTCACGGTTGGGGTGGCCGGCCACGAATTCAGGCCGCGCCAGGTTCTGCGAACCGACATAGCCCACTTCGTTGTCGATCACCGCGATCTTGCGGTGGTTGCGCAGGTCCATGCGCCCGCTGCGGCGCCAGCGCAGTCCGCCGGGCAGCATCGCGCGCACTTCGACGTCACGTGACCGCAGCCGCTTGCTGTACGCGCGAAGGCCGCGCTTGGCGCCCACCGCATCCAGCAGCACGCGGCACTGCACGCCACGCGCTGCGGCATGCTGCAGGGCTTCGACGATGGCCTCGCCCACGGTGTCATCGAACATCAGGTAATACAGCAGGTGCACCCGGTCCTGGGCCTGGTCGATGTCGGCGATCAGGTTGTGCAGTGATTCGTCGTAGTCGGTCAGCAGATCGACCGCGTTGCCGTGCACCGGCATGAAATCGCCCTGACGCTGCACCAGCGGCACCACTTCGGCGCTGGCCGAATCGGGCTGCGGCGTCCAGCGCAGGCGGCGCTGCAGCGCCTGTTCCTCGCGGATCACCTGCGAGGCCTCGGCCTGCCGGCGGATGCGTTCGCGCGACAACCACGGATGCCCGAACAGCAGGTACAGCGGCAGGCCCAGCAGCGGCACGAAGCCGACCAGCAGCAGCCAGCTGCGCGCCGCGCCCGGCGTAGTGCGGGTGGGGATCCAGCACAGCGCCACCAGCCGGATCAGCCAGTCGATCAGCAGCAGATACGAACCCAGCAACCACTCGAACAGCATCAGGCGCGCCCGTCGGGAGGGTGATGGGCCATTCTGCCCAGCGGGGTGGGTAGAGTCGAGCCGCGCCAAGCGTGCCGACCAACGGTCGGCACCCACCGGGGTCGGAACGTGCCGACCAAGGTCGACACCTACCGGGGGCGGGGAGCCACAAAAAAACCCGCCACGAGGGCGGGTTTCTTCGGAGGCAATCAGCAATCCTTGCGGATTACTTGATCTTGCCTTCCTTGTACGGGACGTGCTTGCGCACGACCGGATCGTACTTGGAGAATTCCATCTTCCCCGGGGTGTTCTTCTTGTTCTTGTCGGTCGTGTAGAAGTGACCGGTACCAGCGGTCGAAATCATACGGACCTTATCGCGCTTGCCTGCCATGATCGTCTACTCCTCAGACCTTTTCGCCGCGCGCACGCAGCTCAGCCAGAACGGAATCGATACCGTTCTTGTCGATGGTGCGCAGTGCATGCGCGGAAACACGAAGCTTCACCCAGCGGTTCTCGCTGGCAACCCAGAAGCGGCGCTCGTGCAGATTCGGCAGGAAACGACGACGGGTCTTGTTGTTGGCGTGCGAGACGTTGTTACCCGTCTGCACTCGCTTGCCGGAAACCTGGCATACGCGGGACATGGCGCACCTCGATAGTAAGTTGTGTCAGCCCGTAGCCCGGGAGACGGCGGCCTCGATGGTTGCCCACCACACGTCAAGAGAATCAAAGGGTTACGCTGGCGTTGGGCGGCCGGGGACGTGCTCCCGGGGGCGCCGCCCGATAGAAAACCGGACACAGCGAGCCGCGCATTATGCACGGGTTCAAGCACTTGCGCAAGTTACCCACAGGGCAAGGCTGAACACGGCGACGGGGGCCCTTGTAGAGCCGAAGGTAGCGGCAGGAGCCGCTGCCAACGTCGCTTGCGACGGCCCGTAGGGTGACGGTCAGGACGACCGGCATAGCCCACGCTCGGCTGGGTCATACGGGGGGAAGCAGCCGAGCGTCGGCTCGGCTCTACAACAGCGACAGGGCCAGCTCAGCGCAGGTGTGGAATGACCTGGGCCAGCAGATGGGCGTCCTTCAGCGCGCCGTGCAGGCCACGATTACCGGGAATGCGCAGGCGCTGCAGCACATCGTCCAGCTTGTTGCCCTGGCCGGGCCAGCGCCCCCGCGCCAGCTTCAGGCTGCAGGTCACGCGGCAGTGCTGGGCCAGCCCATCGGCAATGCCGGCCAGGCGCAGCTCGTTGTCGAGGAAGCCGACGTCGAAGGTAGCGTTGTGCGCGACCATCTCGCTGCCACGCAGGAACTCCAGCAGCTCGGCGGCCTTGCTCGCGAACAGCGGCTTGCCCACCAGCATCGCATCGCTGATGCCGTGCACGCGCTGCGCGCCCCAGTCCACTTTGCGCTGCGGCTGCAGATAGGTGTGGAACTGGCGGCCGCTGAGCTGACCATCGATCAGTTCCACCGCCCCGATTTCAATCACCCGGTGGCCCAGACGATGCGAGATGCCGGTGGTTTCGGTGTCCAGCGCGACGACGCGGCTCATGCCCCACACCCGTATGCAGCAACGGGCATGCGGGAGACAAAGGATGGTAGTGAGGGCAGTGCAGTCATTCGATGCTGGATCCTGTTACGCGCGCCCCGTGCAACGGGGGCAGATGATGCTGGATTGTCCCATGTCGTGCGCCAGCGGCAGCGCAGGGGCACGCGGTGTGATCCCGGCATACTGGCGCCTCACTGCGGAGCTTCCAATGCGACTGCTGGCCCTCACCTACGGCACCGAAGGCGATACGCGCCCGCTGGTCATGCTCTGCCACGGGCTGATCGCGGCCGGCCACGACGTCATGCTGCTGGCCGACGGCGGCACTCTGGGCAGCGCGAAAACAATGGGCGTCCCGCACGCCGCGCTTGAAGGCGACATCCACGATGAGGTGGTAGCGCTGGTCTCACGCGGCAACGGCGTGGCCGCCGCCAGCACCGGGCTGGCACGGATGGCGCTGCAGCACGTTGCCGGCTGGATGCGCCAGGCCGATGCTGCGGCCGAGGGCTGCGATGCGATCCTGACCGGCGGCCTGGCGGCGTTCGTCGGCATGAGCGTCGGCGAACGTCGTGGTCTTCCGGTGATCGGCGCCGGCATGATTCCGCTGACGCCGACGCGCGCATTCCGCTCGCCCTTCCTGCCACCCGGGCGCTCACCGGGATGGTTGAACCGGGCCAGCTACGGGCTGGTCAACGGCCTGATCTGGCGGCAGTTCCGCGGCCCGATAAACGCTGCCCGCCAGCACGCCGGGCAGCCGCCACGACGCTCGCTCTGGACCGGCCTGCCGATGCTGTACGGCGTCTCGCCACAGCTGTTGCCGCCGCCTTCGGACTGGCCGGCCGACCACCTCGTATGCGGCCAGTGGTCGGCACCCGCAGCGCCGTGGCAGCCGTCAGCCGAACTACAGGCCTTCCTCGATGCAGGGCCACCGCCGGTCTACCTGGGCTTTGGCAGCATGACCGGCTTCGACCGCGAACGCGTGTTGCCGGCGCTGTTGGCAGCGCTGGCACCGCGCCGCGTGCTGCTGTTCCCCGGTTGGGTCGGCGTGCCCGACATGGCGCTGCCCGACACGGTGCTGGTGATCGGGCCCACCCCGCATGAAGCCTTGCTGCCGCGCTGCGCGCTGGCGATCCATCATGGTGGCAGCGGCACCACGCATTCGGCCTGTCGCGCCGGCATACCGTCGATGGTGATGCCGTTCGCCGCCGACCAGTTCTTCTGGGCCGATCGCCTGCAGCGCCTGGGCGTAGCGCCTGCGCCGCTGTCACCGAAACGGCTGCAGCCGCAGGCGTTGGCCGCTGCACTGGCGTTCGCCGAGCATGCGGATACGCGCGCGCGTGCAGCCGCGCTGGGCGCTGCAATGGCGAACGAGGATGGTGTGGCATGCGGCGTGGCGGCGATCGAGCGGTGGCTCAGCCCAACGTCTCCACCACCCAGTCAATGAACACCCGCAGCCGCTGGCTCATGTGCCGGTTCGGCGGGAACATCACGTGCATCGGCATCGGCGGCAATTGCCAATCCTGCAGTACGGGCAGCAACTCGCCGCGCGCTACATGCGGTTCGGCCATGTAGCTGGGCAGCGCGACCACGCCGAGGCCGGCCAGACCCGCCGCCAGATAGGCATTGCCATCATCGAAGCCGATGGAATAGCGCCCCTGCACCTCGATGCGCTCGGCGCCGCGCTGCGCGGTGAACACGCGGGCACGGCCACTGCGCGGGCTGAGGAAACCGACCGTGTGGTGGTCCGGCCCTTGCAGCGCGCGCGGGTGGTCCGGCGCACCGAACTGCTGCACATAGCCTGGGCTGGCATGGAAGCCGATCGGCAGGCTCGCCAGCGGCCGCGCCACCAGCGCCGGGTCGGCCGGGGTTCCGCCGCGGATCACGCAGTCGACGTTGTCGGCGATCACATCGACCTCGCGGTCGCTGACCCCCACCTCCAGCTGGATGTCCGGGTAGCGCGCCTGGAAGCCGG is part of the Stenotrophomonas lactitubi genome and encodes:
- the rpmG gene encoding 50S ribosomal protein L33, which gives rise to MMAGKRDKVRMISTAGTGHFYTTDKNKKNTPGKMEFSKYDPVVRKHVPYKEGKIK
- a CDS encoding LysR family transcriptional regulator, producing the protein MDRFEAMRAFARVVETGSFTRAAHTLQLSRTTVTQLVQQLEAHLRLRLLNRTTRRVSVTADGAAYYPRIVRLLAELEEVEGGLGDAAALPRGRLRIDVPGPFARLLLVPALPGFQARYPDIQLEVGVSDREVDVIADNVDCVIRGGTPADPALVARPLASLPIGFHASPGYVQQFGAPDHPRALQGPDHHTVGFLSPRSGRARVFTAQRGAERIEVQGRYSIGFDDGNAYLAAGLAGLGVVALPSYMAEPHVARGELLPVLQDWQLPPMPMHVMFPPNRHMSQRLRVFIDWVVETLG
- a CDS encoding glycosyltransferase; translated protein: MRLLALTYGTEGDTRPLVMLCHGLIAAGHDVMLLADGGTLGSAKTMGVPHAALEGDIHDEVVALVSRGNGVAAASTGLARMALQHVAGWMRQADAAAEGCDAILTGGLAAFVGMSVGERRGLPVIGAGMIPLTPTRAFRSPFLPPGRSPGWLNRASYGLVNGLIWRQFRGPINAARQHAGQPPRRSLWTGLPMLYGVSPQLLPPPSDWPADHLVCGQWSAPAAPWQPSAELQAFLDAGPPPVYLGFGSMTGFDRERVLPALLAALAPRRVLLFPGWVGVPDMALPDTVLVIGPTPHEALLPRCALAIHHGGSGTTHSACRAGIPSMVMPFAADQFFWADRLQRLGVAPAPLSPKRLQPQALAAALAFAEHADTRARAAALGAAMANEDGVACGVAAIERWLSPTSPPPSQ
- the cls gene encoding cardiolipin synthase codes for the protein MLFEWLLGSYLLLIDWLIRLVALCWIPTRTTPGAARSWLLLVGFVPLLGLPLYLLFGHPWLSRERIRRQAEASQVIREEQALQRRLRWTPQPDSASAEVVPLVQRQGDFMPVHGNAVDLLTDYDESLHNLIADIDQAQDRVHLLYYLMFDDTVGEAIVEALQHAAARGVQCRVLLDAVGAKRGLRAYSKRLRSRDVEVRAMLPGGLRWRRSGRMDLRNHRKIAVIDNEVGYVGSQNLARPEFVAGHPNRELVARVRGPAVAHLEAVFASDWYIETGQRLDVIADVPVCSEDIATQLLPSGPAYPYSNARDAVAALIHLARRRLVMVTPYFVPDEATLSALRIAALSGVQVQLILSASNNQRLTSWAQEAYYDELLRCGVQIALYEPQFLHAKHMSVDEDIAVLGSINMDIRSFALNAEIGLICYDRQLVTQLIAIEDDYLRQSRLLDLEQWRKRPAWLRSREGIARLADALM
- the rpmB gene encoding 50S ribosomal protein L28 — encoded protein: MSRVCQVSGKRVQTGNNVSHANNKTRRRFLPNLHERRFWVASENRWVKLRVSAHALRTIDKNGIDSVLAELRARGEKV
- the uvrD gene encoding DNA helicase II, whose amino-acid sequence is MDVSHLLDGLNPAQREAVSAPLGHHLVLAGAGSGKTRVLTHRIAWLHEVEGVPTHGIFAVTFTNKAAGEMRHRIDAQLPHGSRGMWIGTFHGLANRLLRLHWQDAKLPESFQVMDSDDQLRLVKRVVQALELDDGKYPPKQIAWWINAQKDEGRRPQHIQPEPNDAWLETMRQAYAEYQARCDRAGLVDFAELLLRAHELLRDNPPLLSHYRARFREILVDEFQDTNAIQYAFVRVLAGHEGHVFVVGDDDQAIYGWRGAKVENVQGFLRDFPGAQTIRLEQNYRSTANILNAANAVIAHNPDRIGKQLWTDSGDGDPIDLYAAYNEMDEARYIVERARQWVRDGGSYTEVAVLYRSNAQSRALEEALLSEQVPYRVYGGMRFFERAEVKDALAYLRLLSNRNDDAAFERAVNTPTRGIGDRTLDEVRREARAQGISLWEATMLVTQGSALAARARNALAGFLVLVNELQAQTLQMTLAERVDHVLVRSQLREHWSKESRNALDSESRTDNLDELVSVASRFVRRADDIEEIGEDMDELVAFLAYAALEAGEGQAQAGEEGVQLMTLHSAKGLEFPLVFLAGVEEGLFPSARSLEESGRLEEERRLAYVGITRARQKLVLSYAESRRIHGQDNYSLPSRFLREIPRELLHEVRPKVQVSRPASMGASRVMGHAAIEAPPIKLGALVNHPKFGEGMVTDYEGNGAHARVQIEFADAGSKWLVMAYANLTVI
- a CDS encoding FAD/NAD(P)-binding protein; the encoded protein is MAYNRRMTDSPRNGELDLAIIGGGAAGVLVAIQVLRQARAPLALAIFEPASQLAQGIAYATPWPEHLLNVPAAKMSAFPDQPGDFLDYLQTANAYPGEAREVLGERYVCRHYFAAYLQQRLREAEAASAARLQVIAQPVLALHADDHGYQLQLGDGQTLHAAQAVIATGNSMRPLPVDGADALPADDVVEAWDYDGVRTLAGGHALAIVGSGLSMADTVLALVAAGHSGPLHVISRHGLLPLPHAHGGLPAFDPQELLTMTLRQRLRALRQHARQAQADGIPWQGVMDRIRPHGQALWLSLGEADQRRFLRHVVRYWDVHRHRIAEPVAEQLQALQASGQLRVHRARLQRVWRDGDALWLSGREAGGGNVQWTIGAVVNATGVETRASALRNPLLQQLQADGLARPGPHGLGLDSSVPGDRLCAAGGQSQARLGVLGSLRIGNLWESLAVPELRQQAQALAAQVVAGAATSMP
- the dnaQ gene encoding DNA polymerase III subunit epsilon; its protein translation is MSRVVALDTETTGISHRLGHRVIEIGAVELIDGQLSGRQFHTYLQPQRKVDWGAQRVHGISDAMLVGKPLFASKAAELLEFLRGSEMVAHNATFDVGFLDNELRLAGIADGLAQHCRVTCSLKLARGRWPGQGNKLDDVLQRLRIPGNRGLHGALKDAHLLAQVIPHLR